A genomic segment from Chelonoidis abingdonii isolate Lonesome George chromosome 24, CheloAbing_2.0, whole genome shotgun sequence encodes:
- the RALGDS gene encoding ral guanine nucleotide dissociation stimulator isoform X3, whose amino-acid sequence MEAKPLFNVQKALVQPMQMCMLDIPLSVQDDDSSTQEIGEELGDGVIYSISLRKVQLHHTANKGQRWLGFENESALNLYETCKVRTIKAGTLEKLVEYLVSAFKGNDSTYITIFLCTYRAFATTKQVLDLLLNRYGKLNVQVNGDHARHAVDERLELKNTISSILGAWLDQYSEDFRKPPDFTCLKQLISYVRHNIPGSDLERRARILLAQFQQQEHSEAKPDAVDQTSCTFQIVEENGLGEEKPDFLAFSQEMVAEQFTLMDAELFKKVVPYHCLGCIWSQRDKKGKEHLAPTIRATVSQFNSVTNCVIATCLGDRSLKPQQRAKVVERWIEVARECRILKNFSSLRAILSALQCNAVHRLKKTWDEVSRESFRTFHELSEIFSDENNHSLSRELLIKEGTSKFATLEMNPKRAQKRQQQHREMGVMQGTIPYLGTFLTDLVMLDTAMKDFLDGGLINFEKRRKEFEVIAQIKLLQSACNNYSFMQEDSFVEWFHGVERLSEAESYSLSCEIEPLSESASNTLKAKKNTGIIKRWSDRQVPSTEPCTSGSSHSKSFDQLKCGQYLCSGDTADSVSVTSAGSSSSDVEEINISFIPESPDCQEKKVQGSSLGSPHAQAIRSQFWECTSLSSLDTSGIGSGSSSASSSSVSSTPVTASRTHKRSVSGISSYSSLSLPLYNQQIDDCCIIRVSLAVDNGNMYKSILVTSQDKTPVVIRKAMAKHNLDGDRPEDYELVQIISEERELKIPDNANVFYAMNSAANYDFVLKKRGFSKGVKIKHGSSSTLPRMKQKGLKIAKGIF is encoded by the exons AGCTCCACGCAGGAGATCGGAGAAGAGCTGGGAGACGGCGTGATCTACAGCATATCGCTCCGGAAGGTGCAACTCCACCACACGGCCAACAAGGGGCAGCGATGGCTCGGG TTCGAGAATGAGTCGGCCTTGAACCTCTACGAGACGTGTAAGGTGCGGACAATAAAAGCCGGGACCCTGGAGAAGCTGGTGGAGTATCTGGTCTCAGCCTTCAAAGGCAACGACTCCACCTACATCACCATCTTCCTGTGCACGTACCGGGCCTTCGCCACCACCAAGCAAGTGCTAGACCTGCTGCTCAACAG GTATGGCAAACTGAACGTCCAGGTGAATGGGGACCATGCCAGACATGCTGTGGATGAGAGACTGGAGCTGAAAAA CACCATCTCCTCCATCCTGGGTGCCTGGCTGGACCAGTACTCTGAAGACTTCCGCAAGCCCCCAGACTTCACCTGCCTCAAGCAGCTCATCTCCTATGTGCGCCACAACATCCCCGGCTCGGACCTGGAGCGGAGAGCACGGATCCTGCTGGCCCAGttccagcagcaggagcacagtGAGGCAAAGCCAGATG CTGTGGACCAGACCAGCTGCACCTTCCAGATAGTGGAGGAGAACGGACTGGGGGAGGAGAAGCCAGACTTCCTCGCCTTCTCCCAGGAGATGGTGGCCGAGCAGTTCACACTGATGGATGCT GAGCTGTTTAAGAAAGTGGTGCCTTACCACTGCCTGGGCTGCATCTGGTCCCAGCGAGACAAGAAGGGCAAAGAGCACCTGGCCCCCACCATCCGCGCCACCGTCTCCCAGTTCAACAGCGTCACCAACTGTGTCATTGCAACGTGCCTTGGGGACCGCTCCCTCAAACCGCAGCAGAGGGCCAAAGTGGTGGAGCGGTGGATTGAAGTGGCTCGG GAGTGTCGCATTCTGAAAAATTTCTCCTCTCTCCGAGCCATCCTCTCCGCCCTGCAGTGTAACGCAGTTCACAGGCTGAAGAAGACCTGGGACGAGGTGTCACG GGAGAGCTTCCGCACTTTCCACGAGCTGTCAGAAATTTTCTCGGATGAGAACAACCACTCGCTAAGCCGGGAACTTCTTATTAAG GAGGGGACGTCCAAATTCGCCACCCTGGAGATGAACCCAAAGAGGGCCCAGAAACGGCAGCAGCAGCACCGGGAGATG gGCGTGATGCAGGGCACCATTCCCTACCTGGGCACCTTCCTCACAGACCTAGTGATGCTGGATACCGCCATGAAAGACTTCCTGGAT GGGGGGCTGATCAACTTCGAGAAGAGAAGGAAG GAATTTGAAGTCATCGCCCAGATCAAGCTGCTCCAGTCGGCCTGCAACAACTACAGCTTCATGCAGGAGGACAGCTTCGTGGAGTGGTTCCACGGCGTGGAGCGGCTGAGCGAGGCTGAGAG CTATAGCCTCTCATGTGAGATCGAGCCCCTGTCCGAGTCGGCCAGCAACACgctgaaggcaaagaaaaacacaGGCATCATCAAACGATGGAGCGA CCGGCAGGTGCCAAGCACTGAGCCCTGCACCAGCGGCAGCTCCCATTCCAAATCCTTCGACCAGCTCAAGTGCGGGCAGTACCTGTGCAGCGGGGACACGGCCGACTCGGTCAGCGTCACCTCagctggctccagcagctccgaCGTGGAGGAGATCAACATCAGCTTCATCCCCGAGTCCCCCGACTGCCAGGAGAAGAAGGTACAGGGCAGCTCGCTGGGCTCTCCTCACGCCCAGGCGATCAGGAGCCAG ttcTGGGAATGCACCTCGCTCTCTTCCCTGGACACGTCGGGGATCGGCTCTGGCTCCAgcagtgcctcctcctcctcagtctcCTCCACCCCGGTGACGGCTTCGCGCACCCACAAGCGCTCCGTCTCGGGTATCTCCAGctactcctccctctccctccccctctacAACCAGCAGATCGACGACTGTTGCATCATCCGGGTCAGCCTGGCCGTGGACAACGGCAACATGTACAAAAGTATCCTG GTGACAAGCCAGGATAAGACCCCTGTGGTGATCCGCAAGGCTATGGCCAAACACAACCTGGACGGGGACCGGCCAGAAGACTATGAGCTTGTTCAGATCATCTCGGAGGAAAGAG AGCTGAAGATCCCTGACAACGCCAATGTCTTCTACGCGATGAACTCTGCCGCCAACTACGATTTTGTGCTGAAGAAGAGGGGCTTCTCCAAGGGCGTGAAGATCAAGCACGGCTCCAGCTCCACCTTGCCCAGGATGAAGCAGAAGGGCCTGAAGATTGCCAAGGGCATCTTCTAG
- the RALGDS gene encoding ral guanine nucleotide dissociation stimulator isoform X1, protein MVNRARAERRDAGAGSPENMFESSRRMRSLWDGVRLEVAGESSSPVVLHSFTQLDPDLPPLESSTQEIGEELGDGVIYSISLRKVQLHHTANKGQRWLGFENESALNLYETCKVRTIKAGTLEKLVEYLVSAFKGNDSTYITIFLCTYRAFATTKQVLDLLLNRYGKLNVQVNGDHARHAVDERLELKNTISSILGAWLDQYSEDFRKPPDFTCLKQLISYVRHNIPGSDLERRARILLAQFQQQEHSEAKPDAVDQTSCTFQIVEENGLGEEKPDFLAFSQEMVAEQFTLMDAELFKKVVPYHCLGCIWSQRDKKGKEHLAPTIRATVSQFNSVTNCVIATCLGDRSLKPQQRAKVVERWIEVARECRILKNFSSLRAILSALQCNAVHRLKKTWDEVSRESFRTFHELSEIFSDENNHSLSRELLIKEGTSKFATLEMNPKRAQKRQQQHREMGVMQGTIPYLGTFLTDLVMLDTAMKDFLDGGLINFEKRRKEFEVIAQIKLLQSACNNYSFMQEDSFVEWFHGVERLSEAESYSLSCEIEPLSESASNTLKAKKNTGIIKRWSDRQVPSTEPCTSGSSHSKSFDQLKCGQYLCSGDTADSVSVTSAGSSSSDVEEINISFIPESPDCQEKKVQGSSLGSPHAQAIRSQFWECTSLSSLDTSGIGSGSSSASSSSVSSTPVTASRTHKRSVSGISSYSSLSLPLYNQQIDDCCIIRVSLAVDNGNMYKSILVTSQDKTPVVIRKAMAKHNLDGDRPEDYELVQIISEERELKIPDNANVFYAMNSAANYDFVLKKRGFSKGVKIKHGSSSTLPRMKQKGLKIAKGIF, encoded by the exons AGCTCCACGCAGGAGATCGGAGAAGAGCTGGGAGACGGCGTGATCTACAGCATATCGCTCCGGAAGGTGCAACTCCACCACACGGCCAACAAGGGGCAGCGATGGCTCGGG TTCGAGAATGAGTCGGCCTTGAACCTCTACGAGACGTGTAAGGTGCGGACAATAAAAGCCGGGACCCTGGAGAAGCTGGTGGAGTATCTGGTCTCAGCCTTCAAAGGCAACGACTCCACCTACATCACCATCTTCCTGTGCACGTACCGGGCCTTCGCCACCACCAAGCAAGTGCTAGACCTGCTGCTCAACAG GTATGGCAAACTGAACGTCCAGGTGAATGGGGACCATGCCAGACATGCTGTGGATGAGAGACTGGAGCTGAAAAA CACCATCTCCTCCATCCTGGGTGCCTGGCTGGACCAGTACTCTGAAGACTTCCGCAAGCCCCCAGACTTCACCTGCCTCAAGCAGCTCATCTCCTATGTGCGCCACAACATCCCCGGCTCGGACCTGGAGCGGAGAGCACGGATCCTGCTGGCCCAGttccagcagcaggagcacagtGAGGCAAAGCCAGATG CTGTGGACCAGACCAGCTGCACCTTCCAGATAGTGGAGGAGAACGGACTGGGGGAGGAGAAGCCAGACTTCCTCGCCTTCTCCCAGGAGATGGTGGCCGAGCAGTTCACACTGATGGATGCT GAGCTGTTTAAGAAAGTGGTGCCTTACCACTGCCTGGGCTGCATCTGGTCCCAGCGAGACAAGAAGGGCAAAGAGCACCTGGCCCCCACCATCCGCGCCACCGTCTCCCAGTTCAACAGCGTCACCAACTGTGTCATTGCAACGTGCCTTGGGGACCGCTCCCTCAAACCGCAGCAGAGGGCCAAAGTGGTGGAGCGGTGGATTGAAGTGGCTCGG GAGTGTCGCATTCTGAAAAATTTCTCCTCTCTCCGAGCCATCCTCTCCGCCCTGCAGTGTAACGCAGTTCACAGGCTGAAGAAGACCTGGGACGAGGTGTCACG GGAGAGCTTCCGCACTTTCCACGAGCTGTCAGAAATTTTCTCGGATGAGAACAACCACTCGCTAAGCCGGGAACTTCTTATTAAG GAGGGGACGTCCAAATTCGCCACCCTGGAGATGAACCCAAAGAGGGCCCAGAAACGGCAGCAGCAGCACCGGGAGATG gGCGTGATGCAGGGCACCATTCCCTACCTGGGCACCTTCCTCACAGACCTAGTGATGCTGGATACCGCCATGAAAGACTTCCTGGAT GGGGGGCTGATCAACTTCGAGAAGAGAAGGAAG GAATTTGAAGTCATCGCCCAGATCAAGCTGCTCCAGTCGGCCTGCAACAACTACAGCTTCATGCAGGAGGACAGCTTCGTGGAGTGGTTCCACGGCGTGGAGCGGCTGAGCGAGGCTGAGAG CTATAGCCTCTCATGTGAGATCGAGCCCCTGTCCGAGTCGGCCAGCAACACgctgaaggcaaagaaaaacacaGGCATCATCAAACGATGGAGCGA CCGGCAGGTGCCAAGCACTGAGCCCTGCACCAGCGGCAGCTCCCATTCCAAATCCTTCGACCAGCTCAAGTGCGGGCAGTACCTGTGCAGCGGGGACACGGCCGACTCGGTCAGCGTCACCTCagctggctccagcagctccgaCGTGGAGGAGATCAACATCAGCTTCATCCCCGAGTCCCCCGACTGCCAGGAGAAGAAGGTACAGGGCAGCTCGCTGGGCTCTCCTCACGCCCAGGCGATCAGGAGCCAG ttcTGGGAATGCACCTCGCTCTCTTCCCTGGACACGTCGGGGATCGGCTCTGGCTCCAgcagtgcctcctcctcctcagtctcCTCCACCCCGGTGACGGCTTCGCGCACCCACAAGCGCTCCGTCTCGGGTATCTCCAGctactcctccctctccctccccctctacAACCAGCAGATCGACGACTGTTGCATCATCCGGGTCAGCCTGGCCGTGGACAACGGCAACATGTACAAAAGTATCCTG GTGACAAGCCAGGATAAGACCCCTGTGGTGATCCGCAAGGCTATGGCCAAACACAACCTGGACGGGGACCGGCCAGAAGACTATGAGCTTGTTCAGATCATCTCGGAGGAAAGAG AGCTGAAGATCCCTGACAACGCCAATGTCTTCTACGCGATGAACTCTGCCGCCAACTACGATTTTGTGCTGAAGAAGAGGGGCTTCTCCAAGGGCGTGAAGATCAAGCACGGCTCCAGCTCCACCTTGCCCAGGATGAAGCAGAAGGGCCTGAAGATTGCCAAGGGCATCTTCTAG
- the RALGDS gene encoding ral guanine nucleotide dissociation stimulator isoform X2, whose amino-acid sequence MVNRARAERRDAGAGSPENMFESSRRMRSLWDGVRLEVAGESSSPVVLHSFTQLDPDLPPLESSTQEIGEELGDGVIYSISLRKVQLHHTANKGQRWLGFENESALNLYETCKVRTIKAGTLEKLVEYLVSAFKGNDSTYITIFLCTYRAFATTKQVLDLLLNRYGKLNVQVNGDHARHAVDERLELKNTISSILGAWLDQYSEDFRKPPDFTCLKQLISYVRHNIPGSDLERRARILLAQFQQQEHSEAKPDAVDQTSCTFQIVEENGLGEEKPDFLAFSQEMVAEQFTLMDAELFKKVVPYHCLGCIWSQRDKKGKEHLAPTIRATVSQFNSVTNCVIATCLGDRSLKPQQRAKVVERWIEVARECRILKNFSSLRAILSALQCNAVHRLKKTWDEVSRESFRTFHELSEIFSDENNHSLSRELLIKEGTSKFATLEMNPKRAQKRQQQHREMGVMQGTIPYLGTFLTDLVMLDTAMKDFLDGGLINFEKRRKEFEVIAQIKLLQSACNNYSFMQEDSFVEWFHGVERLSEAESYSLSCEIEPLSESASNTLKAKKNTGIIKRWSDRQVPSTEPCTSGSSHSKSFDQLKCGQYLCSGDTADSVSVTSAGSSSSDVEEINISFIPESPDCQEKKFWECTSLSSLDTSGIGSGSSSASSSSVSSTPVTASRTHKRSVSGISSYSSLSLPLYNQQIDDCCIIRVSLAVDNGNMYKSILVTSQDKTPVVIRKAMAKHNLDGDRPEDYELVQIISEERELKIPDNANVFYAMNSAANYDFVLKKRGFSKGVKIKHGSSSTLPRMKQKGLKIAKGIF is encoded by the exons AGCTCCACGCAGGAGATCGGAGAAGAGCTGGGAGACGGCGTGATCTACAGCATATCGCTCCGGAAGGTGCAACTCCACCACACGGCCAACAAGGGGCAGCGATGGCTCGGG TTCGAGAATGAGTCGGCCTTGAACCTCTACGAGACGTGTAAGGTGCGGACAATAAAAGCCGGGACCCTGGAGAAGCTGGTGGAGTATCTGGTCTCAGCCTTCAAAGGCAACGACTCCACCTACATCACCATCTTCCTGTGCACGTACCGGGCCTTCGCCACCACCAAGCAAGTGCTAGACCTGCTGCTCAACAG GTATGGCAAACTGAACGTCCAGGTGAATGGGGACCATGCCAGACATGCTGTGGATGAGAGACTGGAGCTGAAAAA CACCATCTCCTCCATCCTGGGTGCCTGGCTGGACCAGTACTCTGAAGACTTCCGCAAGCCCCCAGACTTCACCTGCCTCAAGCAGCTCATCTCCTATGTGCGCCACAACATCCCCGGCTCGGACCTGGAGCGGAGAGCACGGATCCTGCTGGCCCAGttccagcagcaggagcacagtGAGGCAAAGCCAGATG CTGTGGACCAGACCAGCTGCACCTTCCAGATAGTGGAGGAGAACGGACTGGGGGAGGAGAAGCCAGACTTCCTCGCCTTCTCCCAGGAGATGGTGGCCGAGCAGTTCACACTGATGGATGCT GAGCTGTTTAAGAAAGTGGTGCCTTACCACTGCCTGGGCTGCATCTGGTCCCAGCGAGACAAGAAGGGCAAAGAGCACCTGGCCCCCACCATCCGCGCCACCGTCTCCCAGTTCAACAGCGTCACCAACTGTGTCATTGCAACGTGCCTTGGGGACCGCTCCCTCAAACCGCAGCAGAGGGCCAAAGTGGTGGAGCGGTGGATTGAAGTGGCTCGG GAGTGTCGCATTCTGAAAAATTTCTCCTCTCTCCGAGCCATCCTCTCCGCCCTGCAGTGTAACGCAGTTCACAGGCTGAAGAAGACCTGGGACGAGGTGTCACG GGAGAGCTTCCGCACTTTCCACGAGCTGTCAGAAATTTTCTCGGATGAGAACAACCACTCGCTAAGCCGGGAACTTCTTATTAAG GAGGGGACGTCCAAATTCGCCACCCTGGAGATGAACCCAAAGAGGGCCCAGAAACGGCAGCAGCAGCACCGGGAGATG gGCGTGATGCAGGGCACCATTCCCTACCTGGGCACCTTCCTCACAGACCTAGTGATGCTGGATACCGCCATGAAAGACTTCCTGGAT GGGGGGCTGATCAACTTCGAGAAGAGAAGGAAG GAATTTGAAGTCATCGCCCAGATCAAGCTGCTCCAGTCGGCCTGCAACAACTACAGCTTCATGCAGGAGGACAGCTTCGTGGAGTGGTTCCACGGCGTGGAGCGGCTGAGCGAGGCTGAGAG CTATAGCCTCTCATGTGAGATCGAGCCCCTGTCCGAGTCGGCCAGCAACACgctgaaggcaaagaaaaacacaGGCATCATCAAACGATGGAGCGA CCGGCAGGTGCCAAGCACTGAGCCCTGCACCAGCGGCAGCTCCCATTCCAAATCCTTCGACCAGCTCAAGTGCGGGCAGTACCTGTGCAGCGGGGACACGGCCGACTCGGTCAGCGTCACCTCagctggctccagcagctccgaCGTGGAGGAGATCAACATCAGCTTCATCCCCGAGTCCCCCGACTGCCAGGAGAAGAAG ttcTGGGAATGCACCTCGCTCTCTTCCCTGGACACGTCGGGGATCGGCTCTGGCTCCAgcagtgcctcctcctcctcagtctcCTCCACCCCGGTGACGGCTTCGCGCACCCACAAGCGCTCCGTCTCGGGTATCTCCAGctactcctccctctccctccccctctacAACCAGCAGATCGACGACTGTTGCATCATCCGGGTCAGCCTGGCCGTGGACAACGGCAACATGTACAAAAGTATCCTG GTGACAAGCCAGGATAAGACCCCTGTGGTGATCCGCAAGGCTATGGCCAAACACAACCTGGACGGGGACCGGCCAGAAGACTATGAGCTTGTTCAGATCATCTCGGAGGAAAGAG AGCTGAAGATCCCTGACAACGCCAATGTCTTCTACGCGATGAACTCTGCCGCCAACTACGATTTTGTGCTGAAGAAGAGGGGCTTCTCCAAGGGCGTGAAGATCAAGCACGGCTCCAGCTCCACCTTGCCCAGGATGAAGCAGAAGGGCCTGAAGATTGCCAAGGGCATCTTCTAG
- the RALGDS gene encoding ral guanine nucleotide dissociation stimulator isoform X5 yields the protein MMMIDTQSSTQEIGEELGDGVIYSISLRKVQLHHTANKGQRWLGFENESALNLYETCKVRTIKAGTLEKLVEYLVSAFKGNDSTYITIFLCTYRAFATTKQVLDLLLNRYGKLNVQVNGDHARHAVDERLELKNTISSILGAWLDQYSEDFRKPPDFTCLKQLISYVRHNIPGSDLERRARILLAQFQQQEHSEAKPDAVDQTSCTFQIVEENGLGEEKPDFLAFSQEMVAEQFTLMDAELFKKVVPYHCLGCIWSQRDKKGKEHLAPTIRATVSQFNSVTNCVIATCLGDRSLKPQQRAKVVERWIEVARECRILKNFSSLRAILSALQCNAVHRLKKTWDEVSRESFRTFHELSEIFSDENNHSLSRELLIKEGTSKFATLEMNPKRAQKRQQQHREMGVMQGTIPYLGTFLTDLVMLDTAMKDFLDGGLINFEKRRKEFEVIAQIKLLQSACNNYSFMQEDSFVEWFHGVERLSEAESYSLSCEIEPLSESASNTLKAKKNTGIIKRWSDRQVPSTEPCTSGSSHSKSFDQLKCGQYLCSGDTADSVSVTSAGSSSSDVEEINISFIPESPDCQEKKVQGSSLGSPHAQAIRSQFWECTSLSSLDTSGIGSGSSSASSSSVSSTPVTASRTHKRSVSGISSYSSLSLPLYNQQIDDCCIIRVSLAVDNGNMYKSILVTSQDKTPVVIRKAMAKHNLDGDRPEDYELVQIISEERELKIPDNANVFYAMNSAANYDFVLKKRGFSKGVKIKHGSSSTLPRMKQKGLKIAKGIF from the exons AGCTCCACGCAGGAGATCGGAGAAGAGCTGGGAGACGGCGTGATCTACAGCATATCGCTCCGGAAGGTGCAACTCCACCACACGGCCAACAAGGGGCAGCGATGGCTCGGG TTCGAGAATGAGTCGGCCTTGAACCTCTACGAGACGTGTAAGGTGCGGACAATAAAAGCCGGGACCCTGGAGAAGCTGGTGGAGTATCTGGTCTCAGCCTTCAAAGGCAACGACTCCACCTACATCACCATCTTCCTGTGCACGTACCGGGCCTTCGCCACCACCAAGCAAGTGCTAGACCTGCTGCTCAACAG GTATGGCAAACTGAACGTCCAGGTGAATGGGGACCATGCCAGACATGCTGTGGATGAGAGACTGGAGCTGAAAAA CACCATCTCCTCCATCCTGGGTGCCTGGCTGGACCAGTACTCTGAAGACTTCCGCAAGCCCCCAGACTTCACCTGCCTCAAGCAGCTCATCTCCTATGTGCGCCACAACATCCCCGGCTCGGACCTGGAGCGGAGAGCACGGATCCTGCTGGCCCAGttccagcagcaggagcacagtGAGGCAAAGCCAGATG CTGTGGACCAGACCAGCTGCACCTTCCAGATAGTGGAGGAGAACGGACTGGGGGAGGAGAAGCCAGACTTCCTCGCCTTCTCCCAGGAGATGGTGGCCGAGCAGTTCACACTGATGGATGCT GAGCTGTTTAAGAAAGTGGTGCCTTACCACTGCCTGGGCTGCATCTGGTCCCAGCGAGACAAGAAGGGCAAAGAGCACCTGGCCCCCACCATCCGCGCCACCGTCTCCCAGTTCAACAGCGTCACCAACTGTGTCATTGCAACGTGCCTTGGGGACCGCTCCCTCAAACCGCAGCAGAGGGCCAAAGTGGTGGAGCGGTGGATTGAAGTGGCTCGG GAGTGTCGCATTCTGAAAAATTTCTCCTCTCTCCGAGCCATCCTCTCCGCCCTGCAGTGTAACGCAGTTCACAGGCTGAAGAAGACCTGGGACGAGGTGTCACG GGAGAGCTTCCGCACTTTCCACGAGCTGTCAGAAATTTTCTCGGATGAGAACAACCACTCGCTAAGCCGGGAACTTCTTATTAAG GAGGGGACGTCCAAATTCGCCACCCTGGAGATGAACCCAAAGAGGGCCCAGAAACGGCAGCAGCAGCACCGGGAGATG gGCGTGATGCAGGGCACCATTCCCTACCTGGGCACCTTCCTCACAGACCTAGTGATGCTGGATACCGCCATGAAAGACTTCCTGGAT GGGGGGCTGATCAACTTCGAGAAGAGAAGGAAG GAATTTGAAGTCATCGCCCAGATCAAGCTGCTCCAGTCGGCCTGCAACAACTACAGCTTCATGCAGGAGGACAGCTTCGTGGAGTGGTTCCACGGCGTGGAGCGGCTGAGCGAGGCTGAGAG CTATAGCCTCTCATGTGAGATCGAGCCCCTGTCCGAGTCGGCCAGCAACACgctgaaggcaaagaaaaacacaGGCATCATCAAACGATGGAGCGA CCGGCAGGTGCCAAGCACTGAGCCCTGCACCAGCGGCAGCTCCCATTCCAAATCCTTCGACCAGCTCAAGTGCGGGCAGTACCTGTGCAGCGGGGACACGGCCGACTCGGTCAGCGTCACCTCagctggctccagcagctccgaCGTGGAGGAGATCAACATCAGCTTCATCCCCGAGTCCCCCGACTGCCAGGAGAAGAAGGTACAGGGCAGCTCGCTGGGCTCTCCTCACGCCCAGGCGATCAGGAGCCAG ttcTGGGAATGCACCTCGCTCTCTTCCCTGGACACGTCGGGGATCGGCTCTGGCTCCAgcagtgcctcctcctcctcagtctcCTCCACCCCGGTGACGGCTTCGCGCACCCACAAGCGCTCCGTCTCGGGTATCTCCAGctactcctccctctccctccccctctacAACCAGCAGATCGACGACTGTTGCATCATCCGGGTCAGCCTGGCCGTGGACAACGGCAACATGTACAAAAGTATCCTG GTGACAAGCCAGGATAAGACCCCTGTGGTGATCCGCAAGGCTATGGCCAAACACAACCTGGACGGGGACCGGCCAGAAGACTATGAGCTTGTTCAGATCATCTCGGAGGAAAGAG AGCTGAAGATCCCTGACAACGCCAATGTCTTCTACGCGATGAACTCTGCCGCCAACTACGATTTTGTGCTGAAGAAGAGGGGCTTCTCCAAGGGCGTGAAGATCAAGCACGGCTCCAGCTCCACCTTGCCCAGGATGAAGCAGAAGGGCCTGAAGATTGCCAAGGGCATCTTCTAG